The following are from one region of the Actinoplanes sp. L3-i22 genome:
- a CDS encoding glycosyltransferase, translating into MSTPDVTVVVAVYNTMPYLTECLNSLVRQTIGADRMQIVAVDDGSTDRSGAELDRFERRHPGLVTVIHQENSGGPAGPFNRGIEAATGRYVFFIGADDLLGPEALERLVTAADEYGSDVVLGRVVGVNSRHIYQDIYQRSEPDLDLFDSPLPRSLANTKLFRRELLEEHGIRYPEDMRIGSDLPFTLAACFHAKKISVLADYDYYFAVRRFSATNITYLSRHGLRIETVDKIITFVANLIEAGPRRDAIMVHRFDHEVARLLEDDVLRLDRPTQEQLHATVGRLAEAYLTDGIAARLGPETRIRLAVARHGDLDDLLAVIRQDAEGGVPPTVERDGRRFAAYPGFGKLPDECFDVTDVADWDAKLDATAFTWAGDHLVITASGGRPGSVSAEEIPAVVETTGATVTIRLDVAEVLARSGDSGQRRAVSAQPGTFDPAHALGAQTATGASGAAAVRAARARMPRPLVRRRGGRLFAIAPTVDESGRLMISVVPLTARRVLSRLPRPSALKRAAG; encoded by the coding sequence ATGAGCACTCCGGATGTGACCGTGGTGGTGGCGGTCTACAACACCATGCCGTACCTGACCGAGTGCCTGAACTCGCTGGTCCGGCAGACCATCGGGGCGGACCGGATGCAGATCGTCGCGGTCGACGACGGCTCCACCGACCGCAGCGGCGCCGAGCTGGACCGCTTCGAGCGCCGCCACCCCGGCCTGGTCACGGTCATCCACCAGGAGAACTCCGGCGGGCCGGCCGGGCCGTTCAACCGCGGGATCGAGGCGGCGACCGGCCGCTACGTGTTCTTCATCGGCGCCGACGACCTGCTCGGGCCGGAGGCCCTGGAGCGCCTGGTCACGGCCGCCGACGAGTACGGCTCGGACGTCGTCCTGGGCCGGGTGGTCGGGGTCAACAGCCGGCACATCTACCAGGACATCTACCAGCGCAGCGAGCCCGACCTGGACCTGTTCGACTCGCCGCTGCCGCGGTCGCTGGCGAACACCAAGCTGTTCCGCCGGGAGCTGCTGGAGGAGCACGGGATCCGGTACCCGGAGGACATGCGGATCGGCAGCGACCTGCCGTTCACCCTGGCCGCCTGCTTCCACGCCAAGAAGATCTCCGTCCTTGCGGACTACGACTACTACTTCGCCGTACGCCGGTTCAGCGCCACCAACATCACGTATCTCAGTCGCCACGGTCTCCGGATCGAGACCGTCGACAAGATCATCACGTTCGTCGCCAACCTGATCGAGGCCGGCCCGCGCCGCGACGCGATCATGGTGCACCGCTTCGACCACGAGGTCGCGCGCCTGCTCGAGGACGACGTGCTGCGCCTCGACCGGCCGACCCAGGAGCAGCTGCACGCGACGGTGGGTCGGCTCGCTGAGGCGTACCTGACCGACGGGATCGCCGCGCGGCTCGGCCCGGAGACCCGGATCCGGCTCGCGGTGGCCCGGCACGGCGATCTCGACGACCTGCTCGCGGTGATCCGGCAGGACGCCGAGGGCGGGGTGCCGCCGACCGTCGAGCGCGACGGCCGCCGGTTCGCCGCCTACCCGGGCTTCGGCAAGCTGCCCGACGAGTGCTTCGACGTGACCGACGTGGCCGACTGGGACGCCAAGCTGGACGCGACGGCGTTCACCTGGGCCGGCGACCACCTGGTGATCACCGCGAGCGGCGGCCGGCCGGGCAGCGTGAGCGCCGAGGAGATCCCGGCCGTCGTCGAGACGACCGGCGCGACCGTGACGATCCGCCTCGACGTGGCCGAGGTGCTCGCCCGCAGCGGCGACTCCGGGCAGCGCCGCGCGGTGTCCGCCCAGCCCGGAACGTTCGACCCGGCGCACGCGCTCGGCGCCCAGACGGCCACCGGCGCGTCCGGCGCCGCGGCGGTCCGCGCGGCCCGCGCCCGGATGCCCCGGCCGCTGGTCCGGCGCCGGGGCGGCCGCCTCTTCGCGATCGCCCCGACCGTCGACGAGTCCGGCCGCCTGATGATCTCGGTGGTGCCGCTCACCGCCCGGCGGGTGCTCTCCCGGCTGCCGCGCCCGTCGGCTTTGAAGCGGGCCGCCGGCTGA